ACGTCCCGGCGGGGCTGCTGATCGGCCGTCTGGTCTCGCTGGCCGCGAGCGCCCGGGGGGCCGACCGGGCGCTCGCGCGGGCCGGCCTGCTCGCCGGCGGCGCGCTCGCGCTGACCGTCACGTACCGCCTCGACGTCCGCCCCCTCGTCGAGTACCGCCTGCAGGCCTCGGTTCCGGGCGGGATCGCGTTCGCGCTCGCGCTCGGCGCCGCGGTCGCCGTCCTCGTCGCGGAGCCGCGACTCGACGCCGCGCTCCGCCGGCGACTCCCCTCGCCGGACGCCTCGCGGGTCCGTACGGCCGCGTTCGTGCTGCTCTCCCTGCTGGTGGTCGCGACGGTCGCTACCCCCGTCTCGATGGGCGGGAGCGACCTGCAGCGCCAGCAGGAGGCCGTCGGCGCGCTGATCGACGAGCAGGCGCCCCCGGACGCCACCGTCTACGTCGTCCCCGAGAGCACGCGCGCCGGCGGCTTTCACGCCCTCGCGTTCTACGCCGACCGGCCGATCGAACCGGCGACGCCGGAGCGACTCGCCTCCGGAGGCGAGGGCGAGGCCGCGTACCTGTTCGCCCGCGCGGGAGACATCTCCGGCCTCGATCGAGAGGTCCGCGTCGTCGGCACCGTCCGGGCGGACGGCGAGACGTACGTCCTCCTCGAACTCGCGCCGGTCGCGTCGTCGGAACGCGTCGCGGCCCGTCATCCCCCGAAGAACGAAGCCCGGGGTACGTCGGGGACCGGGTGATCGACGGAGACTGACACGGCGAGCGGCCCTCCGGGCTGGCCTCGCGGGAGCGACGGCGTCCGCGGCCGTCGCGGGGAGCCGAGGCGAACGCACCGACTTCGAGACGATACGGGTCCCGCGGGACCGGCCGACGGTTCAGGACGCCGTCGACGCGGCGAGCGAGGGAGACCTCGTGCTCGTCGACGAGGGGAGCTACGAGGAGGCCGTCGAGGTCTCGACGCCGGGGCTCACCGTCCGCGGCGTGAGGGAGAGCCGTCACTCGTCCTCGCGGCCGCCGAGGAGCCACCGACTGAGGCCCGTGAACGTGCCGCTGCAGGCGTCACAGCTGCCGCAGTCGAGGACCGAGCAGTTCAGCGGGCTCCCACAGCGGGGGCACCGCGCGTGGTCGAACCGATCGATTTCGTAGTCGCAGGTTGGACACTTCATAGGAAACTCACCACCGTCGCGAGGATCGCCCCGACGAGGAACGCCACGATCCACGAGCCGACCCACATGAGCACGCCGCTGGCGAGGCTGCGCTCCTTGACGATCATCGCCATCGAGAGCACGCAGGGGACGAACAGCGTGATGACGACGAGGCCGACGAACGTCTCCGCCGGGGCGAGCGCGAGGTCGGTCATCCCGGCGGCGGCGAAGTCACGCCGGACCAGCCCGAGGACGAGCACCTGCCCGAACTCGGCGGGGAGGCCGATCAGGTCGGTCAGCGGACGCAGGCTCCGGACGACGGCGGCCAGATAGCCCGCGTACTCCGCGACCGAGATGAGGACGGCCGTGACCGCAAACAGCGGGATCGCCTCCGCGAGGAACCCCTTCGTGCGCGTCGCCGTCTTCCGGAGCACGTCGCCCGCGCGGGGGCGTCGCAGCCGCGGCAACTCGGTCACGAGCCCCTGGCTCTCGCCGGGCAGGGTGCGGTCGAGGAACGCGCCGGCGACGCCGAACACGAGCAGGATCACCCCGACGTAGGCGAACCACCAGCCGAGTCCGAGGGCGCCCAGCAGGCCGAGGATGATCCCGAGCTGTGCCGAACACGGGATGGCGAGGCCGAGCAGGGCCGTCGAGATGAGCCGCTCGCGACGCGAGCCGGCGATCCGGGTCGAGATGACGGCCATCGTCACGCAGCCGAGGCCGACGATCATCGGGATGACCGCCCGGCCGTTGAGGCCGATCCGCGACAGCCCCCGGTCGGTGAGCACCGCGATCCGGGGCAACAGCCCGGAGTCCTCGAGGGCCCCGATCACGAGGTAGAAGGCGACGACGAGGGGGAGCAACACCCCCAGGAGGTACTGGACGGTCACCGTGAGCAACCCGAGGTTGTCGTTGACGAGGACGAACCGGAGCGGCTCGGCCGCCCCGCCCGCCGGCAGGAGTGCGTCGACGACGTCGACGACCCACGGGACGTAGTACGCCTCGAAGACCGCGAGTTCGAGGAAGTCGACGAGCCGCTGGGCGACGAGGTCGCCGACGAGCAGGTAGATCAGGCCGACGCCGACGAGTGCCAGCGGGGTCCCCGTCCGCGGGTCGAGCAGCAGGTCGTCGACCGCGTCCGCGAGGGCGCGACCGTCGCCGGTCGACGACCGCACGGCCTCGACGGTCGCGTCGACCCGCCGGCGCCGGTGTTCGTAGACCTCGTCGCGCAGCGACGGCAACTCGACCGTCGACGTGCCGCCGTCGACGCGCACGTCCGCGTCCGTCACGCGGTCGAGCGTCGGCCGGTCCTCCTCCGCGAGCAACACCCGCTCGGCGCGCGTGGCGTCGACGTCGGGGAGGCGGTCGAACCACTGCTGCACCGGCGTCTCCTCGGGAGCGGTCGCCTCCGCGACGGCTTCCCGGAGGTCGTCGACGCCCTCGCCGTCGACCGCGACGGTCGGCACGACGGGAACGCCGAGTTCGGCCGACAGCGCGTCGACGTCGATCTCGTCGCCGTTGCGCCGCGCCTCGTCTATCACGTTGAGCGCGACGACGGTCGGAACGCCCATATCGAGCAGCTGGTAGGTGAGAAAGAGGTCGCGGTCGAGCTGGGTCGCGTCGACGACGTTGATCACCGCGTCGGCGTCGAGGACGACCTGCCGTGCCACCCGCTCCTCCTCGGAGAACGACGAGATGCCGTACGTGCCCGGCGCGTCGACGAGGTGTCCGCCGTCGAACGTCCCGGCGGTGGCCTCGACGGTCGTCCCCGGGTAGTTCGAGACGTCGACCTCGCGGTCGGCGAGCGCGTTGAACAGCGCGCTCTTGCCGACGTTCGGCGCCCCGACGAGCGCGACGGTCCGCGTCGCGTCCGCTCCGGGCGCCCCCCGTTCCCGTTCGTCACCGCCGTGGTGGTCGTGCATCTCAGTCCGCGTCGGACGAGACGGTGATCCGGTCGGCGACGGACGCCCCCAGCGCCACCGTCGTCCCGTTTCGCTCGACGATCACCGGGCCGTTCGAGATGCGGCTCCGACAGGTGACCGGCCCGTCTAGCAATCCGATCCGCAGCAGGTGCGCCCGGACATCGTCGTCGGGCACCGTCCGGATGCGAACCCGCTGGCCGGCGTTCACTCCCGACAGCCGCCGTGCCGACGTCGTCACGCCCATCTTTAGGTGTCCCTAAAGTCGGAGGAGACTTGTACCGTCTCACCCGTTCCCGTCGGCTGGCCACCGTCGGAACGTTTATTGTTCACGACCGGACGGCCGCCGATCCGTCGCCTTCTCACCCGGTGGGAAACGTGTGAGTACCTATCACCCGGTGCTCGTAAGCTCGCGTATGCGCCTCGAGCGTTCGGGCGCCGAAGTCGGTTCGGACGACCACCCGATGGAAGAGCGTCCCCTCCGGGTGGTCCTCGAGGTCGACCGCGGCGGGCCGTGTTTCATGGACGACCTCGACGGCCACGTTATCGACGTCGACGTCAGGTTCGACGACGACCGGTGTAACTGCGACGTCACGATCAGGGAACGCGGCGCGGACGGCGAGCGGGTCTGTACGCGG
The Salinilacihabitans rarus DNA segment above includes these coding regions:
- the feoB gene encoding ferrous iron transport protein B, with translation MHDHHGGDERERGAPGADATRTVALVGAPNVGKSALFNALADREVDVSNYPGTTVEATAGTFDGGHLVDAPGTYGISSFSEEERVARQVVLDADAVINVVDATQLDRDLFLTYQLLDMGVPTVVALNVIDEARRNGDEIDVDALSAELGVPVVPTVAVDGEGVDDLREAVAEATAPEETPVQQWFDRLPDVDATRAERVLLAEEDRPTLDRVTDADVRVDGGTSTVELPSLRDEVYEHRRRRVDATVEAVRSSTGDGRALADAVDDLLLDPRTGTPLALVGVGLIYLLVGDLVAQRLVDFLELAVFEAYYVPWVVDVVDALLPAGGAAEPLRFVLVNDNLGLLTVTVQYLLGVLLPLVVAFYLVIGALEDSGLLPRIAVLTDRGLSRIGLNGRAVIPMIVGLGCVTMAVISTRIAGSRRERLISTALLGLAIPCSAQLGIILGLLGALGLGWWFAYVGVILLVFGVAGAFLDRTLPGESQGLVTELPRLRRPRAGDVLRKTATRTKGFLAEAIPLFAVTAVLISVAEYAGYLAAVVRSLRPLTDLIGLPAEFGQVLVLGLVRRDFAAAGMTDLALAPAETFVGLVVITLFVPCVLSMAMIVKERSLASGVLMWVGSWIVAFLVGAILATVVSFL
- a CDS encoding FeoA family protein — its product is MGVTTSARRLSGVNAGQRVRIRTVPDDDVRAHLLRIGLLDGPVTCRSRISNGPVIVERNGTTVALGASVADRITVSSDAD